Proteins from a single region of Colias croceus chromosome Z, ilColCroc2.1:
- the LOC123705254 gene encoding uncharacterized protein CG1161-like, with translation MYVKQIIVVCFLIYLGFVSGSYDDKRCKCVCPRPAAVLNNTVDSDRTLYIGNVPPNKCNCDGIILPKVGELIKGREQEFCPRCECIYENRNTTIIQVVVIIVVWVIMLLVAYMGFLICLDPLINKRARASYQEHTNEDDESTISGPSQQAGPRGNVLNRVTHQQDKWKRQVREQRRNIYDRHTMLN, from the exons atgtatgtaaaacaAATCATAGTCGTGTGCTTTTTAATTTACCTCGGCTTTGTGTCT GGTTCATATGATGATAAAAgatgcaaatgtgtgtgtccACGTCCGGCTGCAGTACTAAATAACACTGTAGATTCAGATCGTACACTCTATATTGGTAATGTGCCACCAAACAAATG caaTTGCGATGGTATCATTCTTCCCAAAGTTGGCGAACTGATTAAAGGTAGAGAACAAGAATTTTGCCCACGCTGCGAATGTATTTATGAGAACAGAAACACAACAATAATTCAG GTTGTTGTTATAATAGTTGTGTGGGTGATCATGCTACTTGTAGCATACATGGGATTCCTGATCTGCCTTGACCCATTGATCAACAAGAGAGCCAGGGCATCATACCAAGAACATACCAATGAAGAT GATGAGAGTACTATCAGCGGACCGTCTCAACAAGCCGGGCCGCGTGGGAACGTTCTGAACCGCGTCACTCACCAGCAAGACAAGTGGAAGCGGCAAGTGCGCGAGCAGCGACGCAACATATACGATAGACATACTATGCTCAACTAG